A portion of the Deinococcus sp. AB2017081 genome contains these proteins:
- a CDS encoding DUF6527 family protein encodes MTDTIPRRRERFASIVTVARQHEAREQVLAHPGDVALVERGTVRAAVFQCPCGCGDVLVINLDPAAGSAWRHRVDGEQLTLMPSVWRDSGCDSHFVLWRNEIYWCGVTEEDIDVRSWPATLRAELKGWWQAWQRRRRGST; translated from the coding sequence ATGACTGACACCATCCCGCGCAGGCGCGAGCGGTTTGCCAGCATCGTGACGGTGGCTCGCCAGCACGAAGCCCGCGAGCAGGTCCTGGCACACCCCGGCGACGTGGCCCTCGTCGAGCGCGGCACCGTGCGCGCCGCCGTCTTCCAATGTCCGTGTGGCTGTGGTGACGTGCTGGTGATCAACCTTGATCCGGCAGCCGGATCCGCGTGGCGACACCGCGTGGACGGCGAGCAGCTGACGCTGATGCCCAGTGTGTGGCGCGACAGCGGCTGCGACTCCCACTTCGTGCTGTGGCGCAATGAGATCTACTGGTGCGGCGTGACCGAGGAGGACATCGACGTGCGGTCGTGGCCGGCCACGCTGCGCGCGGAACTCAAGGGCTGGTGGCAGGCCTGGCAGCGCCGGCGCCGGGGCTCGACTTGA